A genomic stretch from Sphingomonas sp. HDW15A includes:
- the zwf gene encoding glucose-6-phosphate dehydrogenase, with translation MGASALLLFGATGDLARRMLLPSLYALYDDGLLPKDLRIVGTARSALDDRGYRDMAEDALSEFLPGHDRDGASIPAFLEHLYYHPMDILAGDDGFSRLSEKLEDTSDGLSIFLSTAPSLFEPTIRGLQAAGLAHDGVRIGLEKPLGTDLQSSCEINDAVASAFPEDRIFRIDHYLGKETVQNLLALRFANVLFEPLWNEEHIDHVQITVAETVGLEGRVDYYDGVGALRDMVQNHVLQLLALVAMEPPSSFDATAVRDEKVKVLRSLRPITCDDSVLGQYEGYDAELKRDSATETFVALKANVDNWRWAGVPFYLRTGKKLAERRTEIVVQFKPIPHNIFASRGANSVPNRLIIAIQPQENIHLSVMAKVPGLDRGGIKLREVPLDISMPDAFAGPRRRIAYERLLLDLIEGDQTLFVRRDEVEAQWQWIDAVRACWTETAKTPEVYQEGSLGPEVADALVKRDGRVWHD, from the coding sequence ATGGGTGCGAGCGCGCTATTGTTGTTCGGGGCGACCGGCGACCTTGCGCGGCGGATGCTGCTTCCTTCGCTTTACGCCCTCTATGACGATGGCCTGCTGCCGAAGGATTTGAGGATCGTCGGAACGGCACGGTCCGCGCTCGACGACCGTGGCTATCGCGACATGGCGGAAGATGCGCTCAGCGAGTTCCTTCCCGGCCACGACCGCGACGGGGCCTCCATTCCGGCATTCCTCGAGCATCTCTACTACCACCCGATGGACATCCTCGCCGGCGACGATGGATTTTCGCGTCTCTCGGAGAAGCTTGAGGACACGAGCGACGGATTGTCGATTTTCCTGTCGACTGCGCCGAGCCTGTTCGAACCGACCATTCGCGGGCTTCAGGCCGCGGGCCTAGCGCATGATGGTGTACGGATAGGCCTCGAAAAGCCGCTTGGCACCGATCTTCAATCTTCGTGTGAGATCAACGACGCGGTCGCTTCGGCTTTCCCGGAAGACCGGATCTTCCGGATCGATCACTATCTGGGGAAAGAGACCGTCCAGAACCTTCTGGCGCTGCGTTTCGCCAACGTCCTATTCGAGCCTTTGTGGAACGAAGAACATATCGACCACGTCCAGATCACCGTTGCCGAGACCGTCGGGCTTGAAGGTCGGGTCGACTATTATGATGGGGTCGGGGCACTTCGTGACATGGTCCAGAACCACGTTTTGCAACTTCTCGCCCTGGTGGCCATGGAGCCGCCGTCAAGCTTTGACGCGACCGCCGTCCGCGACGAGAAGGTCAAGGTCCTCCGCTCGCTTCGTCCAATCACCTGCGATGACAGCGTGCTCGGCCAATATGAAGGCTATGATGCCGAACTGAAACGAGACAGCGCCACGGAAACGTTCGTCGCGCTCAAGGCCAATGTCGATAACTGGCGATGGGCGGGGGTGCCCTTCTACCTCAGAACGGGGAAGAAGCTGGCCGAGCGGCGAACCGAGATCGTGGTCCAGTTCAAGCCGATCCCCCACAATATCTTTGCTTCGCGTGGAGCGAACAGCGTTCCCAATCGGCTGATTATCGCCATCCAGCCGCAGGAGAACATTCATCTTTCGGTGATGGCCAAGGTCCCCGGCCTCGACCGGGGCGGGATCAAGCTTCGCGAGGTGCCGCTCGACATCTCGATGCCGGACGCGTTCGCCGGCCCACGGCGGCGCATCGCCTATGAGCGGCTCTTGCTGGATCTCATCGAGGGCGATCAGACCCTGTTCGTGCGCCGCGACGAAGTCGAAGCACAGTGGCAGTGGATCGACGCGGTTCGCGCGTGTTGGACGGAGACTGCAAAAACGCCGGAGGTTTATCAGGAGGGAAGCCTCGGTCCGGAAGTAGCGGACGCATTGGTGAAGCGCGATGGCCGCGTCTGGCACGACTGA
- a CDS encoding 2-dehydropantoate 2-reductase: MTITVVGGGAIGGWIAGRLALAGHEPTLLVRAGQRSSGLTLGEGDGVRQVALNVIDSVAGIGAQDVVIFAVKAFALANAAEAAARLIGPDTVIVPMINGVPWWFTNPPLASVDPQGRIGRSLPLPQVVGTVVHAAVRREGQEIRVQHADKIILGEPEGGDSDRVRRLCALFEDSGIRAEASKAVRRDIWYKAWGNMTMNPLSALTLATADRIIAECRPLILDCMEEARAIGVAIGCPITESGEDRIAVTERLGAFRTSMLQDVEAGRPIEIEALLGAPLELAARHGIPAPNLHQLYAMTRLMAEGRGLA; this comes from the coding sequence ATGACGATAACCGTTGTCGGTGGAGGCGCGATTGGCGGCTGGATCGCCGGCAGGCTGGCACTTGCCGGACATGAGCCGACCTTGCTGGTCCGGGCTGGGCAGAGGTCCAGCGGGCTAACGCTAGGCGAGGGGGATGGCGTTCGGCAAGTCGCGCTAAACGTGATTGACAGCGTGGCCGGCATTGGCGCGCAGGACGTCGTCATCTTCGCGGTCAAAGCTTTCGCACTGGCCAATGCGGCCGAAGCCGCTGCGCGGCTGATTGGGCCGGATACGGTTATCGTGCCGATGATCAACGGCGTGCCCTGGTGGTTCACCAATCCTCCGCTCGCCAGCGTCGACCCCCAGGGACGCATTGGCCGCAGTCTGCCCTTGCCCCAGGTCGTGGGAACCGTGGTGCATGCGGCTGTTCGCCGTGAAGGCCAAGAAATCCGTGTCCAGCACGCCGACAAGATCATCCTCGGCGAACCAGAAGGCGGCGACAGCGATCGCGTTCGCCGGCTCTGCGCCTTGTTCGAAGATTCCGGAATCCGAGCCGAAGCCAGCAAGGCGGTCCGCCGGGACATCTGGTACAAGGCGTGGGGCAATATGACGATGAATCCGTTGTCTGCGCTGACATTGGCAACGGCGGACCGGATTATCGCGGAATGTCGGCCGCTGATCCTCGATTGCATGGAAGAAGCGCGCGCGATTGGCGTGGCGATAGGCTGCCCAATTACGGAGTCGGGCGAAGATCGCATTGCCGTCACCGAACGGCTCGGAGCATTCAGGACGTCGATGCTTCAGGACGTCGAGGCTGGCAGGCCGATCGAGATCGAGGCGTTGCTTGGCGCTCCGCTCGAATTGGCAGCGAGGCACGGCATCCCGGCTCCTAACCTTCACCAGCTGTACGCAATGACGCGTCTGATGGCCGAGGGCCGCGGGCTGGCCTAG
- the ykgO gene encoding type B 50S ribosomal protein L36 — MKIRNSLKSLKSRHRDCRVIRRRGRTYVINKTNRRFKARQG; from the coding sequence ATGAAGATTCGCAATTCCCTCAAGTCGCTCAAGTCGCGTCACCGCGATTGCCGGGTGATTCGCCGTCGCGGCCGTACCTACGTCATCAACAAGACGAATCGGCGCTTCAAGGCTCGCCAGGGCTAA
- a CDS encoding glucokinase: MNRVIAVADIGGTNARFATAELDGTSVRSVGQPITLRTSNYPTFADAWRTFAATLDGGAPDSLGLSFAGPVDARRIRLTNNHWTIDPDELRKMGIVHFKIVNDFAAVAYALEQLGDVHLRFLCGPDGPLPGDAIITLLGPGTGLGVAQIVRGEVVETEGGHAGFAPADEVEERILELVRKRLGRVEIEHIVSGPGLANIHLALTGEDREDETLWKQVLAGDTLAAFDRWCAILGGFAGDLALVQGADAVVVAGGLGYRLREKLAATPFQDRFVAKGRFEARMRSIRVRILDHPQPGLLGAAVAFAHG; the protein is encoded by the coding sequence ATGAATCGCGTGATTGCCGTTGCCGACATCGGGGGAACGAACGCCCGCTTCGCGACCGCCGAACTCGACGGGACCTCTGTTCGTTCCGTCGGCCAACCGATTACGCTGCGAACTTCGAATTATCCGACGTTCGCCGATGCCTGGCGCACGTTCGCCGCGACCCTTGATGGGGGTGCTCCGGATTCGCTGGGCCTGTCGTTCGCCGGTCCGGTGGACGCGCGACGAATCCGGCTCACCAACAACCACTGGACGATTGATCCAGACGAGCTTCGCAAGATGGGAATTGTCCACTTCAAGATCGTCAACGATTTTGCAGCCGTGGCCTATGCCCTCGAGCAGCTCGGCGACGTGCACTTGCGCTTCCTGTGCGGGCCCGATGGGCCATTGCCGGGCGATGCAATCATAACTTTGCTCGGGCCAGGAACGGGCTTGGGGGTCGCGCAGATCGTGCGCGGCGAAGTGGTGGAGACCGAGGGCGGCCACGCGGGGTTCGCGCCAGCGGACGAGGTCGAAGAGAGGATCCTGGAACTCGTCCGTAAGAGGCTCGGGCGCGTCGAGATTGAGCATATCGTGAGCGGACCGGGGCTGGCGAACATCCATCTCGCTCTGACGGGTGAGGACAGGGAAGACGAGACGTTGTGGAAACAAGTTCTGGCCGGCGACACGTTGGCCGCGTTCGACCGCTGGTGCGCCATCCTCGGCGGGTTCGCCGGTGACCTTGCTCTGGTGCAAGGAGCGGACGCCGTGGTCGTAGCGGGAGGTCTCGGTTATCGGCTCCGCGAAAAGCTGGCGGCAACTCCGTTCCAGGATCGGTTCGTCGCCAAGGGCCGGTTCGAAGCGCGCATGCGGTCCATTCGGGTCCGGATTCTGGACCATCCTCAACCGGGCCTTCTTGGCGCTGCGGTCGCGTTCGCACACGGGTAA
- the hmgA gene encoding homogentisate 1,2-dioxygenase: MSSELQYLTGFGGHFESEAVPGSLPKGRNSPQRPPFGLYAEQLSGTAFTAPRHENRRSWLYRMRPTADHRPFTPYEGAELFTSGTGEEPLAPNRLRWDPPADLPENTDFVDGLVTMMANRAPEDLTGVAVHLYRTSKSMERRVFVDADGELLIIPQSGTLRIFTELGRLDVPPGWVAIIPRGMKFRVDVDAECKGYVAENYGAPFRLPDLGPIGSNGLANPRDFETPTAAFEDIDEAHEVIQKYLGSLWATKLDHSPLDVVAWHGNLVPYRYELARFNTIGTVSYDHPDPSIFTVLTSPSETPGRANADFVIFPPRWMVGEDTFRPPWFHRNVMSEAMGLIHGAYDAKEGGFAPGGLSLHNLMSGHGPDIESWRKASEVELKPMKIENTMAFMVESCWPYRPTRYALDRAQADYDEAWADFPKAKLPRS; encoded by the coding sequence ATGAGCAGCGAACTGCAGTATCTGACCGGCTTTGGCGGTCACTTCGAAAGCGAAGCCGTCCCCGGATCATTGCCGAAGGGCCGGAACAGCCCCCAGCGCCCGCCGTTCGGACTTTATGCCGAGCAACTGAGCGGAACCGCGTTCACTGCGCCCCGTCACGAGAACCGACGCAGCTGGCTCTACCGGATGCGGCCCACGGCCGATCACCGGCCGTTCACGCCTTACGAAGGCGCGGAGCTCTTCACATCTGGCACGGGTGAGGAGCCGCTGGCACCGAATCGCCTGCGCTGGGACCCGCCCGCCGACCTGCCCGAGAATACGGACTTCGTCGACGGCCTCGTGACGATGATGGCCAATCGAGCGCCCGAGGACCTCACAGGCGTTGCGGTTCATCTCTACCGCACATCGAAGAGCATGGAGCGGAGAGTCTTCGTCGATGCCGATGGCGAACTGCTGATCATTCCCCAGTCGGGGACACTCAGGATCTTCACCGAGCTCGGGCGCCTGGACGTACCGCCCGGCTGGGTCGCGATCATTCCGCGCGGAATGAAATTCCGGGTCGACGTCGATGCGGAATGCAAGGGCTATGTCGCCGAGAATTACGGCGCGCCGTTCCGGCTGCCTGACCTCGGGCCGATTGGCTCGAACGGATTGGCCAACCCACGCGATTTCGAAACTCCGACGGCCGCATTCGAAGACATCGACGAAGCGCACGAGGTCATACAGAAATATCTCGGCAGCTTGTGGGCGACGAAGCTGGACCACAGCCCGCTCGACGTGGTGGCCTGGCACGGCAACCTCGTGCCTTATCGCTACGAGCTGGCGCGCTTCAACACGATCGGGACGGTCAGCTACGATCACCCCGATCCCTCGATCTTCACCGTTCTGACCAGCCCTTCGGAGACGCCGGGCCGCGCGAACGCCGACTTCGTGATTTTCCCACCGCGCTGGATGGTCGGCGAGGACACCTTCCGTCCGCCCTGGTTCCACCGCAACGTGATGAGCGAGGCGATGGGCCTTATTCACGGCGCTTACGATGCCAAGGAAGGCGGCTTCGCCCCCGGCGGCCTTTCGCTTCACAATCTGATGAGCGGTCACGGGCCAGACATCGAAAGCTGGCGGAAGGCGAGCGAAGTCGAGCTCAAGCCGATGAAGATCGAAAACACCATGGCGTTCATGGTCGAGAGCTGCTGGCCGTACAGGCCAACCCGTTACGCACTCGACCGTGCGCAAGCCGATTATGACGAAGCCTGGGCAGATTTCCCCAAGGCGAAATTGCCCCGGAGTTAG